A single Myxococcales bacterium DNA region contains:
- a CDS encoding transposase, whose protein sequence is IDQYVRWYNEKRIHSALGYRTPNEVEAAYLTLKAA, encoded by the coding sequence CCATCGACCAATATGTCCGCTGGTACAATGAAAAACGAATCCACTCGGCGCTCGGTTACCGGACGCCGAACGAGGTCGAAGCGGCTTACCTCACCCTAAAAGCCGCCTAA